DNA from Xiphias gladius isolate SHS-SW01 ecotype Sanya breed wild chromosome 9, ASM1685928v1, whole genome shotgun sequence:
CtgtatcctactaacaagtattgtgtgtgtatccaaagcctgatatatgtTATTCCTGTGTACCATAGGACTCCATTGATgtccaaaactattaaaaacacatcaatgagccacactgttaaactgggtgacatgttccatCATTACTATGAACCTATACTGTAgcttattttgactcagtcccacattCACTGGGCCACTGCCAGAAATAATCCCCAGCGCACCAAACGTGGATTAAACTGCTGCTAAaagtagtccccaacaaatgaaCAATTTAGCTCCTGATTGAgtaatgtttgataaaaaaaaaaaaaaaatcaaaaaaaaaaaaatcaccgtgaccagctgttttaggaaataacgtccttttttaaaaaaaaaaaaaaagaaacttcatattttgagttgtttttaaagatttacatcttcaggaGGAACCAGTGGGCTTAGAGCTGGGAGCCACCGACAGGGCAGAGAAGTTAGAAACTACAGATAGACAGATTAACACagtgttgattttgttttttttcatgagatttgttcagttagaaaaaaatatataacagcACCATCCTATACACCTTCATCCTTGAATGGAATTCAGTTGAAACGTTGCATTAGAATCTGTTCTGGTTAATGATCCCAAAGATAATTATCATGATATCGAATTGTATCAAAATGACATGCATATTATTGGAAGCAAGTTGATAGTAACTTGCTGGTTAGTATTTTAACCTCATATTACaagggagtgagtgagtgagtgaatgagtgagtgagtgagtgagtgagtgagtgagcgagcgagagagcgagagagagagagagagagtgtgtgtgtgtgtgtgtgtgtgtgtgtgttattctgACCTTAAACTGTTCCTCAGATATGACCAGGAGGTGGTGTGATCCCTGCATGTCAGGTGAGCGAGCCAGGTCGTGTGCAACCTCCAGGGGTTCAGGGAGAGGAGCGCCATGACCATCCAACACCACTATGCCAACTACAGGAGCACGGTGCATCAACTGGATTTCCTTAGCTGGATTCAAGTAGGCaatgacagagaggagaggacattACGAAGACGGGACAGAGGTGAGTAAACAGTCCACCCTGAGAAACCCAAACTTCTAGAGCTTTTTCTTACCCGCCTGTGCTGTGACAGGTTCATCTGCTCTGTGCTCTACAGGAGGAAGGCGGAGcatgtatgcaaacacacagccacCATTTGTCCCTGCCCATAGGGAGGGTGTGTTATGTGTGCCTATGAGAAAATGAGGAGACGTATGAAAAACCTGAGGTATAGTACACTaagtacgtttttttttaattattgtttttttttaaaatgggctACATTCGGCGTTTGAAGGTGTAACTCACTGTCTGAGAGGAACGTGTCTGCAAAGTAGAGTGTCCGTACAAGACCGGTGAAAGAGTCATCGGAGGAGCGAGCCTCGATCTTCCTCTGGACAGGAGCCAGCTCCATTTCAGCCAGCTCTGCCTCCAGACGAGCGTTTGCATCCTGAAGCTGCTCAAAGGGAAGAGAGTGATGAAGGTTTGAGAGAAATCCAAATTTAAGGAGATGACAACAGGGTGTGGGCTGCTCTCTATGGTAAATGGTGTAAAGTAGCCCACATTCTGTCACCTCACATTCAATCAGTACACACTTCTATAAATCCTTTCTATAAAAGGAACAGCAGTGCAACAGACAACTATAGACCTACCTTCGCAGCATTGTTTACATGATGTTTCCTTAGTGAGACTCTGCTGCGCCTGATTCTCCTGAAGGACTGTCGGAGGGATTTCTTTATGCTCTTCACTCTGGACAGAGGACCCTCCATGGCAAGCTGGTCACTGGGGTTTAGGGTACACCTACAGAGGGAAAGATGGGAAATACGAATTTAACAGTTATAAATGCAcagttatacatttttttaggcTGTGGAGCTCAGTTAAACAGTGTTATGAATGGGCATGGCTTTGTTTAAAAGGGGTCATGAGCATAAATTTGAAGCTGAGCTCTACACCTTAAAACTGGAATCACGTGGTCCTGAGGGAAAACACAGTTCTTTGCATCCCCAGCaaggaaaaaaacccccaaaactcTGAACTGGTGATTTTGTTCCACTTCTTctatgttcagttttttcttgTCAGTTTTACTAGGGATGACTTTTTCTGACTTGTAATTAGCCACTTATAAAAACACCTAAGAGACGCCAGAGAGATGTTGCATTGTGCCTCACAGGAGATGATCCTGAATGGCTAcactgtttgatttgttgttttggaCAGTGTAGCCATTTTGAACTTTGCAATCGACCTTTTTACCCCTTAAATAAGTCCTGACCTGCCTACATCAAGAGCAAAACGCACTTCAAAAGCCAGAACAGGCCTACCACCCAGAACTACTGTCGACACCAGCATCGCAGGAGGAAGTTGTGTTGCATGGTTGATACAGAGCCCAGTTCTGCACCTAAGGATGAGTCGAGCATGTTCCCCACTGGCCAGGGAAGCCAAACAGGCTCAAAagtgacaaacagaaacatcttCTGGTCACATTTGACCTGAAGTTATGGGCCCATTGGGTAGGGTTGAGTAATGAATCAACCCGCTCAAACCCAGTTTGTATACACTGATgggccacaacattaaaaccagttaccagttttaatgttgtggccgatcGGTGTAAATGGGTGGTGAGTGGAGCAGAGAATTCCTGAAGAGTGCAAACTCAGTAAACATTCtaagtaaaaatacaacttCTATCTCCTTCTCTGTGTCTTCTTACTTGATGAGGACGTTGTTCTTCTGTTGGTAATCGTATAGGCCAAAACCGTGGCTGGTGCCAAAAGCTACCAGCTTCCACTCTGAGTGCAGGGTGAGGGCGGTGACCACAGCAGGAGGCTGGCACTGGACCAGAGCGAAGGGCTGGAAGCCTGGAGGAAACAGTACTGGCTCTTCTCGCACATCCAGGCGATTGTGGCCCTTATCAACAAGACAACCACCAATATACAGTCATAAGGCTAGGGGTTGGTTGGTACAGTAAGTAACAAATGATGACACAAGGGATATAAGAGAAAACTAATGTAACAGTACTGTAAGATATCGCAGCTTTCAGGGAGTGATAAGTAAGTTTTAAAATTGCTAAGTGATAggtaatgtgtttgttttgcagtaACCAGCCCAACACTGGCTACCTTCCAGCGGAATCCCTCTTGGCCCTGCAGCAAGTCCACAACTTTTGCCTCCAcagtctgctctgctgcctcgTCGTTCAACTCCAGCACCAGGATCTGAAAggcaaacacaggaaacagtgaAACACCAGGAAACACCTCTGTCAAAGCTCTGGTATTAAACTAGGCGTGCGTGGTACGACCTAAAATTTATATCACAGTATTTTGAATATtggccaataaaaaaaagagtatcACGGTCACAAAGTATATAACTGTAATTTCCCAAACATGTACATGATAGGATGGCTGGATAGAAACAAGCACAGTCCGCTTCTAGCCACTACACCCTCACCCTTTCAGCTCCACCTATGTTTGTGTTACAATGAGGGGGATTTTCACAGTATGGATTTTTGTGGACAATAAAATGATTTCTCATATTCTACTGCTCCTAAATGGAAGTGCACATGCCAGAGAatggaggaaacagagaaaatttactttactttttaatttacttaCTACTTCAAATATTATTTCAGTCAGGAATATAAACTTCTGCTATATTtctctgaatttaaaaaaaaaaaaaccaaaaaaaaaaaccaaacataaatTTGTGTAAAATTACTTTCCTTGTATGCATATATGATAAATTAACAAATTGTGGCCATTTACCTCAACTCCTCAACTTCAGAGAGAACTtggcctttatttgaaacaggctTATACAGTGTCaagaaaaagcaagtgaatcctccaattatgaacaaacagtatattttaactaataacataCAAATTATCTTATTTTTCAGGAAAAGGTGTGTGAACCCCTCGGCTaacgacaacaacaaaagctaattggagtcaggagttagcaCAACCTGGAGACTGATCAATGAACGAATATTGGAGGTGTGaattagagctactttgacttagCATCTGgtgatgtgaaccatgcctcacaaaaaagatctcagaagacttaggatcaagaattgttgatttgtatAAGCTGCAAAGGGTCACAAacaatctgaaaatattttgatattcatcagtccacagtcagacaaactgtttCTAAATAGAGACAATgtagttctgtggctactctccctagacGTGGGCATCCAGCTAAGAAGACTTCAAAAGGCACAAAGCAGAATGCTCATTgaggtaaaacaaacaaacaaaaataaagacccAGAGTAACaactaaaggcttaaaggaatcattggagctggttaatGTCcctgttcatgagtctaccataagcaaatcatggtgcatggttgcatggagcatgttgtccatggcaggacaccaTTGAGGAAGACGCTGCTCTCCAAAGAAATCACCACTATGTGCCTGAACTCTGCCAAAGAACACCTTGACACTCCACAACACTATTGGGAAACTGTTTATTGTTGACCATTTTTTACTAAGAATTATCtgggaagaacatgcagcactacGTATGGCATAAAAAGGGCACTGGATACCaagatgaaaacatcatcccaaaCGTCGTGActtggggctgctttgctgcctcttgGCCTGGACAGCTTACCATCATCAAAGTTTTGTCCTATATCTTGTATGTATCTTATAGGTAAACGTCAAGGTGGCTGTCAGAAATGTGGTGGTTGTTAGCAattgggtgatgcagcaggtaAATTACcctaaacatcaaagtaaatatACTATAGATAATTTCAAACAAAGAACATACAActtttggagtggcccagtcagagcccagaccttaacccaaaAGAGATGCTGAGGAATGACCTCAAGAGagccgttcacaccagacatcctaagaatatggctgagctgaaacAGTTCTGTAATGAAGACTAttccaaaattcctcctgaacattGTGTGGGTGTGATCTGCAGCCAACGAAAACACTTGTTTGAGATTATTGCTCACAAGGGAGGTTTGACCAGCTgttaaatccaagggttcactttttcccccaccagcactgtgaatgtttgatgGGTGTATTCAATAAAGACACGAAAGAttaaaactgtttgtgtgtactctttcttgccactgtataaGAGACAGGCCTTTACTTCTAATTTCCctgttttttaagtgtgtttttatacattttaataagaGGCTCTCTGTTTTATGAACGGCTCCTCTTTTAAATTGCAGTTCGCAGTTTATAGGACACTTAAAAATCCCTGTGCCTGCTCCACCTAGTTTGATGtctccacagcactaattccatcgGTACAGCAACAGATTCACATTGCATGCGTTTCTCTGCCAcgctcactttctctttttaacacaaatacagttttcagTCAGTAATCAATTCAAATCACTggtacttttccatttttttacgCTCAATACCTCCTTCACAGATGTACCACATTAAAAGGTGTTCGTTGATGGTAACTTAGtgattcaaaaattaaaaaaataagagaagtGCAAAACATTAGTGAATAAAAGCAGAGTTTCTGTTATAAAGAGAAAGTTGAATTAGTGGTGTGGAAATGTACATAATACTAAATTTATCACTTTAGccattacagtacatttaaatttgatatccTTCAATGTTTTTTGATTGGCTTTTATTAGAGACCaacttttattcattcattggtGTTGGCCAGGTATTATTTGAGACCCATTAGAATagtgattttatttaaactaCTATGGTAAtatatgttcattttaaaaaatatatttattatacagATCAATGCTCAATGTCTTGCGGGATGCTATGCTTTTACAAGCTAATAAACTGCATAATGGAATTATTATTTCTACTCCCCCTTAATGTAGAGAGCCTTCCACAGCTGTGAACCTGACCTCATGCAAGGTGACAGTCTTATACTGATACTGTAGTAGAAAAGTAGTGGTGGGGAAGAATAGGTTTTTGAAAGGCAAGGCATGacaactttatttgtatagaacctgtcaaacacatacacaatttGAAGTGCTATACACTAGGTTAGGAAATgcattagagaaaaaaaaaagaaaaaaaaagaaaaaacgaacaaaacaaaccccaaaaaGTTAGTtaattattactgttatttaaTGTTGACAAATCGTAAACAGTCATCTCACCTGTCCAGCAGTGCCAGCCACAGTCAGATAACCACTGTATTTACAAAGATGGATCTTCTGAATGCCGAGCCTCGGGTCATCACTGTAGGGGTCAAAACAGCCAACCTGGACAACACATAATAAAAAGATGATTTTGCATTGCTCTACCATAATGTTGGGGAGCTTGCAAagacagatgagagagaaaaaaaaaagaatggtcaacGGAGGATGatatatcctgacttttagtccctagtagaagtcaagctccaaaaacattgTATCCGaaacttcccataatgcaaatTGGTCGCGGCTCTTCATTAGACCTTCCATGCCTGGTAAGgaattattttctcagacttgttGAATCTCCTCCAGAGACaaagaagacattatacaaatgttttcacaggctCCATGGTAGTTAACTTGAGTAAACTAATCTTGATGTGTAAAACTGGGGTGCAATAAATAACAATATGGCAACAATTAAAACTAAAGCCAGCAGCTTTCCCACTACAGTTTTGTGTGAGGTTGACTAAACAAAGCTTGGGTTTGTCAGTAACTTTTGTCCATTAATCCACAATCGAGAAGGCACTTTTCTGTAGATTGTGTgtattacaaacacacacctttctgAATGGCGGCCACTCTCCTTCAGTGCCTTGGTTCATGTTGTCATTGGGGTCAGCGTCCGTGTGGAACACTCCAGCTGTGCTTAACTTGTACATGGGATACAAACAGACTCCTGATGCATCCCAGAAACATATTGTTCCATCCTCatgcctacacacacaaataaacatgatgCTGTTACAatgattttcagtcttttcaaaaGAATGTGTCAACAGATATTTTCAAAGTTAAGGTTTACTGACCCTGTGAGCAGCAGGTCTCTCTGTGGAGGGTCTGGGGCCAGGTTCTGGCCTCCTGTAATTGGCCAGAGCTGCATGAAGAGAGGGGAAATTAAAGTTTAACAATAATACCAATTTAATGCCATCTGTTCAACCAGAACATATTCAGAATACTGCATACCATGTATGATAAACAGCTCTGCAGGGGATTCTTTAGAGTCACATACAGGTTGTCTTACCATTATATTGTAGGGGTCGACCCAATTTACTTTACCGCTTGAGATTCACTTTGCATGTGTTCAAAACGTACTGTTTGAGAttaatgtaacttttaaaaGTAGTAAAGCACTGGCTGCTTGCTAGGGGATCAAAATGTCTATTTCTTTACACCTATGGTTATACTGTAACACATGGTACTTGTCACACTGTCCTGAACACAGTGACAAAGTTTTAAACAGGCTGATGGTTTAAGGAGAAAatctacaaacaaaaattaagaaatCAGAGATGTACAGTAAACTCCACTGTTATTTGCCAAAGGAAAAGTTGGAAAAGTTTTGCTGACATCTGCCTAAGGTGTACCTTTTTGGAGTAGTGCGTCTTCTGCAGGTCTCCAGCAGCGATGACCCTTTCCCACAGTTTGAGGGGGATGGTGGAGATGTGGTGGGAGCAGGTGATGGCTGAGCTGTGGAGGGGAACCAGGTACGGTGTCTGAATGACTGGCCATCCCTCCGTCTGCAGGTCAATCACTACCAGCTCCTCCTCTACCAGGACCACCAGTGCACTGGGATCTCCTGCAGATGAATAGAACAGAGTGATAACAGTAGTTACATATAGTGCACACACTGATCTGGGAAGGGTTGGTCTAACTTGTTTTCTCTACTGTGCTGCGCTTTTCCTCCTTTAAAAGTAAATCTCTGCGGTTATAGGTTTGATCTGGTAAACATCCAGTTTGAAAAAACTATATACGCCACTAGtttaaaagcaaaaccaaaagtgaGTACACAAAACAAGATGTCATGACGTTTTGCATTGCAAACATGGGTGCATGGTCCATGTGTCTCACAGATGACACATCTTCAGCTTCTTTACACACTCCGCAGGACAATGGTGGCACTTCAGTTAGTaggtttacatgcacacaattAGTTGGGAGAAATCAGGTTACAGCAGGAAATCGCacactgtgtttacatgcacatgtgAAGTACACTGGAGGGCTGTTATGATAACTGAAGGATAGCCAACTGATACTTTTGCATAGCTTACTTTGAGGAAAATTCCTCAAGAAGCGCTCCAGCGATTTAGTATTATAATAACGTAAAGCTGGGAGATTCacaagacagaataaaaaaagaagtagaGGCCGAGATACCCTGACATGACCAGATATCCGTCAACCTCCAAAAATActgaatcctacatttcccataatgcaactcaacagTATTTTTCATCAGATCCCCTCTGAATTTGAATGCCTACGTCTTTCAAGGAGATATTATACAACAGTTTCACAGGACCATAGCACTGAGTTTGTTGcttaaaattggtggagtgccccttaaaaccttttttttttctatttagcAAAAGAAGCCAGACtttttacatgttaaatattCCCCAAATACAAGAAGCCATACATGAAAtttgtgtgaataaaataaagcagaattatAGGTTTTCAATCGGAGACTGTCTGCTCAAAGAATAAGTAAAGAAGGACACAAATTTGAACAAGCCTTCAATGCCAACTTTAAGTACCAGGCCGTTTTCAATACtatggacacatttcagtctgtaccaAGGTAGGATAGGGGTTTGAAAGCCAGTCCTATGCAGATGCATGTAAAATCTGCATTTATATAAAGCAGGTCAGTAATCAGATTTCTGAATATATCTTAAAAAGCAACTGAAAACCTTGCTGCGTGTATACATGGACGAGGTTGCACATGGCAGTAACATTTGATCTGTAACAGGGAATGTTACCTGGATAATGACATCTCTCTATTCTGCCTGCACTGTGATCCCATATATActgcaaatatgcaaattacTTAGATGGGGCTGGTGGATAAACATGGTGTGTTCCTGAACTGGTGTCATTCCTTTTGCAAGGGAAGAATTGATAGCTATTTTCACTACCAGTATAGCTTGAGTTAGCAGAAAGAGTCAGGGTTTGGTGACCTTTCAACTTGCTGAGTGGATATTTTTTCTCAAGAATGTGGTCACACTACACAGACTGCTTCACACCTGGTTGAGATCTGATCATAATACGAACCAGACCACATCCAGATGTGGACTGGACAATGCTATCACATTCCACTTGCAATGCAGTCCATATGCATTGACACCTGTATTATCatgagtttttttcttaaccAGATAACATGTCAAGATACCGATGTTATTGGCAAGTGTAAATGGGGAAGAGAAGTTGCCTTTCTCCAGGAGAAAGCTAACTGGAGTAACCAGGCTTCTCTGATCTCCTACGCTGATTATGtgaactgtttttcttttgtacataatgctgaaaaaaaaaataaggttaCTGCAGAAAGCTTAAAATAACCAAGTTACTTAGTAAATGCACATAAATGGACTTAGCGACAAagagtttcaaaaaaaaaaaaaaaaaaaatcttgaccaGACCTCTTTGTTTGGAAAGAAATTTCCCTTGTTCAGCCACTAAAATTAAGAATCAAAGCAGCTTGGTTTGGGGTGGATATTAACTGTAGGCCATACAAGCGTTGATAAACAGTGTCCTTTCCATAACTGTGCAATGACTGTGTTTGCCAGATGTCagttgttggtgtgtgttgcCTACCTGTGTGCTGTGGTCCATCTCTGATGACATAGAAGTCGATGATCCTGGAGGTGAAGTCTAGGGCCAcgtgtgttttactgtgaatCACTGTGATACAGTGTCTGTCCCCATAACTAGCCCTTGGCATGCCACCACTGAACAAAAGGAATGGAggtctaaacacacacacacacacacacacacacacacacacacacacacacacacacacacacacacacacacacacacacacacacacacaggttcaagttcagttcagtttgctcTGAGATTAATGTGTAACAATAACATCTGGGAAATATAGTTCAACATTATAATGGTGAGAACGAGAGAGCCACTTTcagggggagggaaggggagaagcataaaaaatgtcacaaattaaTCTCACTAGTGAATAAAGTGAACTTACCCTTCTTCTGTAGGTAGCTGAACTATTTTAGAAATGGCCTTGCAGGGGAAATGTCCTGCAACAAGACAAATCATcatcagaaaaatacatttcatgcCTGAGAGTAAAGAAGACTGTGCAGTGGACAGCTTTTCTCCTCACCGTAAGGAATGTCTGatttctcttcctcctcgtTCACGTCCTCTCCACCCACCATCCATCGACAGTAACTTCCATCACTGTGCGAACTGAGAATGTAGCTCCCATCCTCTGTCCACCACACACTCTCCAGTTGCTATGGTAATATTAAGTTACATGGAAAATACTCAGTGCAAATATCAAGATTATGCATGCTGGTTATAAGCAGCGCTTACACAGGACCGGCTGGGATTCCTTTCAGGTCCCAGGCCTTATACTGGGAAACAGAACAGTTACCTGTGTGGCAGGGATGTGCTGGGTGGCATACTGTTTCTTGAGATCCCATATGACCATGAGACCTCGTCCATAGCCAATAACAACCTGGTCTGGGTTAACTGGGTTCTCCTGTAAGGCCTCTACGTGTTCCAAATTCCTCCGGCCTATGTAGTTGTCTGGTACACTAGAGGAGACAGAAGAGTAAGGATAAAGAATGAGTGAGAGACAACAGAAAGACTAGAGAGAGGACATCAACCTCATTAATTATCTGTTGGGGCTGAGAGGCAAAGTTGATATGTTGATGACACAGggatgtattttattttatgttttgtctggATGGTCGATAAACATTTCCGCTGTTTATGTTCAATCCATCTGAAATACAGGGAACTGCTATGCTGTATATTTCCACAGGGAAAATCTACAGAGTATTAGCAcagacttgtgtttttttttcaagcccattcatttgttttgagtCCTTCCGGCTGTAAATCCCTGTCttgacagtgaaacaatttaaAGCCGGGGAGACAGcatttaaatgaacaaactgaaaaagcCTCAACAACCCACCATCCTGGTCATAGCTCAATAATAAATGGTCATACTGGATGTCAGTAGAGGAGATGATACCATCATCTGGTTTATGAGAAGTTTATTAAACTTCAGTAACATCCAGGCACAACAGCTGTTGTACTGTGGCAACATGGAGGGggtgtagtatttttatttccacacgttttgtatttttcccttTCAGCTGGTAATTTCTTCCCATATCCTTCCTATCTTCTTGGTCCCATATTGTAGAAAGTAagatttccatgtcttttttgattatagagcaggtctaggtGCTACATAAATAATGCAAGAGTATTAAAACGCTCATTCAATGGAGAAATGCACACAGCCCATATTCTAACTGACTTTCACCATTTGTAATTACCAGTGAGTGTTACTAAGTAACAAAGGTAGGCTACAATTTGTTATCTGTGGTTAGCCTGGccacatcagaaaacagtcactCAAtctcttctgattggctgaacgACACAAATGCCCTGTCCTCCAGGGAGAAGCATGAGAGGGGAGATGTAAAACTACACTGAGATGGTTTTGGGTACTTAAAACCCCAAATATATCTCCTTATGGatatcaaaacttcaaataaaacacagaaaaagtgcaaaatatgggacctttacTTGCTGTTGATCTGTCCTTAGCACCAACTCTTTCTCCAAATACACCAATCACAGAAAATTATGAACTCTGACAACATCATTGACATCACAGTAGTTCTATTGAAGTCTTTTGACaatgtgctgtgctgtgctggcGTTGCCAACCTGCTGGCGACTTGGTCGAGACTGATGTTCCTCTCTTCCAGCTCTCTGAACCCAGGGACTTCAACTATGAAGACATGTCCTCCCTCTGTacccaacagcagcagctccccTGAGGAATGGGCCAGCACGGCTGTCACTCTGGTCACACTTGGGGGAGCactgaggaggagatgaggatgGAAGTGAGACTACTTGGTAGAATGATGGGCAGCTACTTTTTAATGGAATGCTTACCTCCCAACATACAGAATTTATAAAACTGGGATAAGTTGCAGTGTCttgatgtaaatgtttttttttgactaaataaCTCCAAGAACTAAGGAGCAGCAAGAACTAGATCAGGAACTAAAACTCTATTGACATCAACAACAACCAGTATTTGCTGTGGTAACCATGTTGTGGACACTTGTTTTATCGCTTACTTCCACCTTGATAGGTTCTGAATGATTGGAAAATACCTCTTCAGGATCAGGGAGTTTTGGAGGTCAAAAATTAAAGCCCACAAACCAAAACTGGAACTAGTATCCTTTGGCTGAAATGTCGGTACAAATTCCCAAATTCTTTAAAGTACCCTCACTGGAAAAGGGTCAAGAGAGGGGGGAATTGTCTATGAGTGTCCATGTATTTTACCCAGGTGGTCCCGTGAGCATGAAGCGTCCTATCTCCAGAAGCTCTGACAGTCCCTTGTGGGCTCTTAAAGTCCACATGTGCAGACTGTTGTCATCCAGCAAAGTCACAAGTTCAACCTAAACATAAGCcataaaatcaatcaatacaGCCCCAAAAAATTCACATAGACAATATTTAGAAGTGGTTAGCAGGGAATACATTTTCTTATTGCTCTATGATTAACAAGTCAAGCTActttaaaaagcagcaatgCTGCTGgcagtgttgtttgtttattctttttctgtACCTGGCGGGGGAGGAAGTGCACCTGTGTGACGGCAGCATTCTCATCATGTAGACCCATGAACTCCACACCTGGAGTTCCATACCTGAGCACTGGTCAAGGTCACACTAGATTTGTAATTAGACTCACAACAAGTGATAAAGACACCAGGGGGCTGTATCACAAAGCAAGTTCAGTTTAGTATGTCTCTCTTTGGGTTaactggcttcactgagcctaacaCTAGTATCATGAACTATTTTATCAGTTGGCTCAGGCTTATT
Protein-coding regions in this window:
- the llgl2 gene encoding LLGL scribble cell polarity complex component 2 isoform X5, producing MKRFRRHGQESHRDRLKQELFQFNKTVEHGFPHQPSALGYSPSLQLLAIGNRSGAIKLYGTPGVEFMGLHDENAAVTQVHFLPRQVELVTLLDDNSLHMWTLRAHKGLSELLEIGRFMLTGPPGAPPSVTRVTAVLAHSSGELLLLGTEGGHVFIVEVPGFRELEERNISLDQVASSVPDNYIGRRNLEHVEALQENPVNPDQVVIGYGRGLMVIWDLKKQYATQHIPATQQLESVWWTEDGSYILSSHSDGSYCRWMVGGEDVNEEEEKSDIPYGHFPCKAISKIVQLPTEEGPPFLLFSGGMPRASYGDRHCITVIHSKTHVALDFTSRIIDFYVIRDGPQHTGDPSALVVLVEEELVVIDLQTEGWPVIQTPYLVPLHSSAITCSHHISTIPLKLWERVIAAGDLQKTHYSKKLWPITGGQNLAPDPPQRDLLLTGHEDGTICFWDASGVCLYPMYKLSTAGVFHTDADPNDNMNQGTEGEWPPFRKVGCFDPYSDDPRLGIQKIHLCKYSGYLTVAGTAGQILVLELNDEAAEQTVEAKVVDLLQGQEGFRWKGHNRLDVREEPVLFPPGFQPFALVQCQPPAVVTALTLHSEWKLVAFGTSHGFGLYDYQQKNNVLIKCTLNPSDQLAMEGPLSRVKSIKKSLRQSFRRIRRSRVSLRKHHVNNAAKLQDANARLEAELAEMELAPVQRKIEARSSDDSFTGLVRTLYFADTFLSDSTHNTPSLWAGTNGGCVFAYMLRLPPVEHRADEPVTAQAAKEIQLMHRAPVVGIVVLDGHGAPLPEPLEVAHDLARSPDMQGSHHLLVISEEQFKVFTLPKVSAKMKLKLTAVDGSRVRRVGVAWFGSSRSEDYGESGLVVLTNQGDIHVVSLPAVKLQVQYPCIRREDVSGIASCVFTKHGQGFYLISPSEFERFSVSTRYLVEPRCLVEVPRQPGTSSQHRPLPDGTSSAHGNARQDSNDAEVLQEIQKSLEGDHIEN
- the llgl2 gene encoding LLGL scribble cell polarity complex component 2 isoform X3, with the protein product MKRFRRHGQESHRDRLKQELFQFNKTVEHGFPHQPSALGYSPSLQLLAIGNRSGAIKLYGTPGVEFMGLHDENAAVTQVHFLPRQVELVTLLDDNSLHMWTLRAHKGLSELLEIGRFMLTGPPGAPPSVTRVTAVLAHSSGELLLLGTEGGHVFIVEVPGFRELEERNISLDQVASSVPDNYIGRRNLEHVEALQENPVNPDQVVIGYGRGLMVIWDLKKQYATQHIPATQQLESVWWTEDGSYILSSHSDGSYCRWMVGGEDVNEEEEKSDIPYGHFPCKAISKIVQLPTEEGPPFLLFSGGMPRASYGDRHCITVIHSKTHVALDFTSRIIDFYVIRDGPQHTGDPSALVVLVEEELVVIDLQTEGWPVIQTPYLVPLHSSAITCSHHISTIPLKLWERVIAAGDLQKTHYSKKLWPITGGQNLAPDPPQRDLLLTGHEDGTICFWDASGVCLYPMYKLSTAGVFHTDADPNDNMNQGTEGEWPPFRKVGCFDPYSDDPRLGIQKIHLCKYSGYLTVAGTAGQILVLELNDEAAEQTVEAKVVDLLQGQEGFRWKGHNRLDVREEPVLFPPGFQPFALVQCQPPAVVTALTLHSEWKLVAFGTSHGFGLYDYQQKNNVLIKCTLNPSDQLAMEGPLSRVKSIKKSLRQSFRRIRRSRVSLRKHHVNNAAKLQDANARLEAELAEMELAPVQRKIEARSSDDSFTGLVRTLYFADTFLSDSTHNTPSLWAGTNGGCVFAYMLRLPPVEHRADEPVTAQAAKEIQLMHRAPVVGIVVLDGHGAPLPEPLEVAHDLARSPDMQGSHHLLVISEEQFKVFTLPKVSAKMKLKLTAVDGSRVRRVGVAWFGSSRSEDYGESGLVVLTNQGDIHVVSLPAVKLQVQYPCIRREDVSGIASCVFTKHGQGFYLISPSEFERFSVSTRYLVEPRCLVEVPRQPGTSSQHRPLPDGTSSAHGNARQDSNDAESAARRVMEHALLNDEKVLQEIQKSLEGDHIEN